One window of the Bacteroidota bacterium genome contains the following:
- a CDS encoding T9SS type A sorting domain-containing protein, producing MIPNVTNKKFKWVVGDACSFLYYWKAKHQQWRSLYPNPGSDMTFLKFNEATYCTIQISNVSGSYIGKVYSGMISTSSTIPIETKHLHSGIYFISVTTPTETKCLRFVKL from the coding sequence ATGATACCGAACGTCACCAACAAGAAGTTTAAATGGGTTGTTGGTGATGCTTGCTCTTTTCTTTATTATTGGAAAGCTAAACATCAACAATGGCGGAGTCTTTATCCAAACCCTGGCAGCGATATGACTTTCTTGAAGTTTAATGAAGCTACCTATTGTACTATCCAAATAAGTAATGTTAGCGGAAGCTATATTGGGAAGGTATATTCAGGTATGATTTCAACATCATCAACAATTCCCATTGAAACCAAACATTTACATTCTGGTATTTATTTTATCTCAGTGACCACTCCAACAGAAACGAAATGTCTTCGTTTTGTAAAACTTTAA
- a CDS encoding T9SS type A sorting domain-containing protein has product MKPIIIALCLIFVLASNSIQGQVLSDFKITPSTPTVNDSVEISFVLGFPWYGARKQKSDLSVQNDTILYEGCYWKPGLSQTESYVFDTVRLGKLSAGFYETFIIRNFVFSPIDTCFNIAFSDTLDTFFVVSPITRIEKRDNEALRVLLIGNHTIEIIAEYPTQVNISIFDVMGRLCWRQNLMSTHSGKNIIAMDMPDLITGVYFLVLQDEKQRVVRKFVKE; this is encoded by the coding sequence ATGAAACCCATTATTATAGCACTATGTCTGATTTTTGTTTTAGCATCAAATAGCATACAGGGGCAAGTATTGAGTGATTTTAAAATCACTCCTTCCACGCCAACGGTTAATGACTCTGTTGAAATATCCTTTGTTCTTGGTTTTCCATGGTACGGAGCTAGGAAGCAAAAAAGTGATTTATCGGTGCAAAATGATACAATCCTTTACGAAGGTTGCTATTGGAAGCCTGGTCTTTCTCAAACAGAGTCCTATGTTTTTGATACAGTACGATTAGGTAAGCTATCTGCTGGTTTTTATGAAACATTTATCATTAGAAATTTTGTATTCTCCCCTATAGACACCTGTTTTAATATCGCCTTTAGTGATACCTTAGATACCTTTTTTGTGGTTTCACCAATCACTAGAATAGAAAAAAGAGATAATGAAGCCCTGCGTGTTTTATTGATTGGGAATCATACAATAGAAATTATAGCAGAGTATCCAACTCAGGTGAACATTTCTATATTCGACGTAATGGGCAGGTTGTGCTGGCGGCAAAATCTGATGAGCACTCACTCCGGCAAAAATATAATTGCTATGGATATGCCTGATTTGATCACTGGAGTTTATTTTCTGGTTTTGCAAGATGAAAAGCAGCGAGTGGTGAGGAAGTTTGTGAAAGAGTGA